One stretch of Schlesneria sp. DSM 10557 DNA includes these proteins:
- a CDS encoding serine/threonine protein kinase: MFNPLSYFRRLQPSSGSRSRSPIAHMTWDTSSFGRSVSRTGVFLKKQIWLWPIIATALLSLLAFGVHRAIEFTMKESLRSQLQTLLDVEIAMLENWIKTQSANATLAANDPRIRETIYGILEVHEAGLDQAPQTRLPELYKQLQKQMSPVMSLHDFVDYFVVDKSRHIIASSVEGLTGKKDILEFETFVAPAMAGETTICAPFASQMTMKDDAGVPRTGVPTMYVCAPLRDANFEVVAAVALRIRPEFEFTRILQLGRFGTSGETYAVNKSGLMVSNSRFDDSLILIGILADQPGIRSIVNIQVRDPQGDLTKGHRPNVRRTQLPLTRSAASIAKESSGIDLDGFRDYRGVTVIGAWKWMPEINLGVISEIDAAEAFQPLSILQSTFWVLHGLLGCCSIAIFVFTVMVRRLRRQAQKAEIEAQQLGQYTLEKKLAAGAMGVVYKGHHSMLRRETAIKMLDVDKVNDASLIRFEREVQITCKLNHPNTVAIYDYGRTPEGLFYYAMEYLDGINLQTLVENYGPQPEGRVIHILTHICGSLYEAHLLGLVHRDIKPANIMINRRGGETDVVKVLDFGLVKALDENKQVEATISNSLTGTPLYMAPEAIQAPNTVDGRSDLYAVGAVGYFLLTGKPVFDSSSLVELCQQHVETVPRSVSDRLGKPVSQELEHAIMACLEKSRNRRPATARDLADLLRRCPTAGTWSMDDADAWWSRHERGLGAVANTEKSRAYDRTIIGGMTEEQ; this comes from the coding sequence GTGTTTAACCCTCTGAGTTATTTTCGACGTCTTCAGCCGAGCAGCGGATCGCGCTCACGCTCGCCCATCGCCCATATGACGTGGGACACGAGCAGCTTCGGGCGAAGTGTTTCGCGGACTGGCGTCTTCCTGAAAAAGCAGATCTGGCTCTGGCCGATCATTGCGACTGCTCTGCTTTCGCTCCTTGCCTTCGGTGTGCATCGCGCGATCGAGTTTACCATGAAGGAGTCACTACGGTCTCAATTGCAGACCCTGCTGGATGTCGAAATCGCGATGCTGGAAAACTGGATCAAAACCCAGTCGGCCAATGCCACACTGGCTGCGAACGATCCGCGGATCCGGGAAACAATCTACGGAATACTGGAAGTCCACGAAGCGGGCCTCGATCAGGCTCCACAGACACGGTTACCAGAACTCTACAAGCAATTGCAGAAGCAGATGAGTCCCGTGATGTCGCTGCACGACTTCGTCGACTATTTCGTGGTCGACAAATCTCGTCACATCATTGCCTCGTCGGTTGAAGGGCTGACAGGAAAGAAAGACATCCTTGAGTTCGAAACATTTGTAGCTCCCGCGATGGCAGGCGAGACAACGATCTGTGCCCCGTTTGCCAGTCAGATGACCATGAAGGACGACGCCGGTGTGCCTCGCACCGGCGTCCCGACAATGTATGTCTGCGCACCGCTGCGCGATGCCAACTTTGAAGTAGTTGCGGCAGTTGCCCTGCGAATTCGACCCGAGTTCGAGTTTACGCGAATCCTTCAGTTGGGCCGCTTTGGCACGTCGGGGGAAACCTATGCCGTGAACAAGTCAGGACTGATGGTCTCGAACAGCCGCTTTGATGATTCTCTGATTCTCATTGGAATTCTGGCAGACCAGCCGGGTATCCGGTCCATCGTAAACATTCAGGTGCGCGATCCGCAGGGGGATCTCACGAAAGGACATCGCCCCAATGTAAGACGGACTCAGTTACCCCTCACGCGTTCGGCAGCTTCCATCGCGAAGGAATCGTCGGGGATCGATCTGGACGGGTTTCGAGACTACCGGGGTGTCACAGTCATCGGGGCGTGGAAATGGATGCCTGAGATTAACCTGGGGGTGATCTCCGAGATCGATGCGGCGGAAGCGTTTCAGCCTTTGAGCATCCTGCAATCCACTTTCTGGGTACTGCACGGACTGCTCGGCTGCTGCTCGATTGCGATTTTTGTCTTCACGGTCATGGTTCGACGACTGCGTCGACAGGCGCAGAAAGCCGAGATCGAAGCGCAGCAACTGGGCCAGTACACACTGGAGAAAAAGCTTGCCGCAGGGGCGATGGGAGTTGTCTACAAGGGACACCATTCCATGCTGCGACGCGAGACCGCGATCAAAATGCTGGACGTCGACAAGGTCAACGACGCTTCGCTGATCCGGTTCGAACGAGAAGTCCAGATTACCTGCAAGCTGAACCATCCTAATACCGTTGCCATTTATGACTATGGCCGCACACCCGAAGGTCTCTTCTATTATGCGATGGAATACCTGGATGGAATTAACCTGCAAACACTCGTTGAAAACTACGGCCCCCAGCCGGAAGGACGCGTAATCCATATCTTGACCCATATCTGCGGGTCACTTTACGAAGCGCATTTACTGGGACTCGTGCATCGCGATATCAAGCCGGCCAATATCATGATTAATCGCCGCGGCGGAGAAACCGACGTGGTAAAAGTGCTCGACTTCGGGCTGGTCAAAGCACTCGACGAGAATAAACAGGTCGAAGCAACTATCTCGAACTCCCTCACCGGAACGCCTCTTTACATGGCGCCCGAAGCAATCCAGGCACCGAACACCGTCGATGGACGAAGCGATCTCTATGCGGTCGGTGCGGTCGGCTACTTCCTGCTGACAGGCAAGCCGGTCTTCGACAGTTCCAGCCTGGTTGAACTCTGCCAGCAACACGTCGAGACTGTGCCTCGTTCGGTTTCTGACCGACTCGGAAAGCCGGTCTCACAGGAACTGGAACACGCCATCATGGCGTGTCTGGAAAAATCGCGGAATCGGCGTCCGGCCACGGCCCGTGATCTGGCGGACCTTTTGCGACGTTGTCCGACAGCGGGAACGTGGTCAATGGACGATGCGGACGCGTGGTGGAGTCGACATGAGCGAGGCCTCGGCGCTGTGGCGAATACAGAGAAATCACGCGCCTATGACCGGACAATCATCGGCGGCATGACCGAAGAACAATAA